A genomic stretch from Streptomyces sp. QL37 includes:
- a CDS encoding ATP-binding protein, which produces MGAYEGAGRSEDRDTAAQGRALLDAVHAVLARVDTHAGRAAHGSGTAAAAAGTPGAAPPAQGGAPVAPSDSAGTPSGSGAALASRPGPAALDALVACFGLSPFEREIVLLAAAAELDPTTAARCAAASGDPERAHPTFSLSLAALADPHWSALTPVAPLRGWRIVELDDETRLTTSRLRLDERILHFLVGSPYLDARLHGLLRRATAPDSLPASYGLAASRVAAGWSGAGRGAPLRVELVGGDLRTRADIAAVAAGRSGLNLYEMSAADLPADPAQRDLLARLWQREAVLLPAALLVEVGDLDRDQAAATDAFVESAAVPLVVSSSDPRPTARPRGERVVVPTLDAEEQLGVWTDAFAEVPDVSVRDLRDLVAQFSLPPHLVRSAGAAVARDLPGEDELDATGLAWQAGLTEARMGMDGLGRRIEPQAVWGDLVLAERQLRVLREITAHVRQRPTVYEEWGFAGTLRRGLGVTALFAGGSGTGKTLAAEVMAKELGLDLFVIDLSQVVSKYIGETEKNLRKVFDAAEQGGALLLFDEADALFGKRSEVKDSHDRYANLEVSYLLMRMEAYRGLAILTTNMKQALDTAFMRRIRFVVDFPFPGESERAEIWRRVLPARAPMKGVDPALLARLTVAGGSIRNIALSGAFLAAEEGDRLQMRHMLEAARTEYLKLDRSLTPSEVHGWV; this is translated from the coding sequence ATGGGCGCGTACGAAGGTGCAGGCCGGAGCGAGGACCGCGACACGGCGGCGCAGGGCCGGGCACTCCTGGACGCCGTCCACGCCGTGCTGGCCCGCGTCGACACCCACGCCGGACGCGCGGCACACGGCTCGGGTACAGCCGCCGCGGCAGCCGGTACGCCGGGAGCCGCTCCACCCGCACAGGGCGGCGCCCCCGTGGCCCCCTCCGACAGCGCCGGCACCCCGTCCGGCAGCGGCGCCGCCCTGGCCTCCCGGCCCGGCCCCGCCGCCCTCGACGCCCTGGTCGCCTGCTTCGGCCTCAGCCCGTTCGAGCGCGAGATCGTCCTGCTCGCCGCGGCGGCCGAACTGGACCCCACCACGGCTGCCCGCTGCGCCGCGGCCAGCGGCGACCCGGAGCGCGCCCACCCCACCTTCTCGCTCTCCCTCGCCGCGCTGGCCGACCCGCACTGGAGCGCCCTCACCCCCGTCGCACCCCTGCGGGGCTGGCGCATCGTCGAGCTCGACGACGAGACTCGCCTGACCACCTCCCGGCTCCGGCTCGACGAGCGGATCCTGCACTTCCTGGTCGGCTCGCCCTATCTGGACGCACGGCTGCACGGCCTGCTGCGCCGCGCCACCGCGCCGGACTCGCTGCCCGCCTCCTACGGTCTGGCGGCGAGCCGGGTGGCGGCGGGCTGGTCGGGGGCGGGGCGCGGTGCACCGCTGAGGGTGGAGCTGGTCGGTGGCGATCTCCGTACCCGCGCGGACATCGCCGCCGTCGCGGCCGGCCGCTCGGGACTCAACCTCTACGAGATGTCGGCCGCCGACCTCCCGGCCGACCCCGCCCAGCGCGACCTGCTGGCCCGCCTGTGGCAACGTGAGGCGGTCCTGCTCCCGGCGGCGCTGCTGGTGGAGGTCGGAGACCTCGACCGTGACCAGGCCGCGGCCACCGACGCGTTCGTCGAGAGCGCGGCCGTGCCGCTGGTCGTGTCGAGCTCCGATCCGCGCCCGACGGCACGCCCCCGAGGCGAGCGCGTCGTCGTTCCGACCCTGGACGCGGAGGAGCAGCTCGGGGTGTGGACCGATGCGTTCGCCGAGGTACCGGATGTGTCGGTGCGCGACCTGCGCGACCTCGTGGCCCAGTTCTCACTGCCGCCGCACCTGGTCCGCTCGGCGGGAGCGGCCGTGGCCAGGGACCTGCCCGGAGAGGACGAGCTGGACGCGACCGGGCTGGCCTGGCAGGCGGGCCTCACCGAGGCCCGGATGGGTATGGACGGGCTGGGCCGCCGGATCGAGCCGCAGGCCGTCTGGGGAGATCTCGTGCTGGCGGAACGGCAGTTGAGGGTGCTGCGCGAGATCACCGCACATGTGCGGCAGCGGCCGACGGTCTACGAGGAGTGGGGTTTCGCCGGGACCCTGCGCCGGGGGCTGGGCGTCACCGCGCTCTTCGCGGGCGGTTCCGGCACCGGCAAGACGCTCGCCGCCGAGGTGATGGCGAAGGAACTGGGCCTGGACCTGTTCGTCATCGATCTCTCCCAGGTGGTCAGCAAGTACATCGGCGAGACCGAGAAGAACCTGCGCAAGGTCTTCGACGCCGCCGAGCAGGGCGGAGCGCTGCTGCTGTTCGACGAGGCCGACGCTCTGTTCGGCAAGCGCAGCGAGGTCAAGGACTCCCACGACCGGTACGCCAACCTCGAAGTCAGCTACCTGCTGATGCGGATGGAGGCCTACCGGGGCCTCGCGATCCTCACCACGAACATGAAGCAGGCGCTGGACACGGCGTTCATGCGCCGTATCCGCTTCGTCGTCGACTTCCCGTTCCCCGGCGAGAGCGAGCGCGCCGAGATCTGGCGCCGGGTGCTGCCCGCGCGTGCGCCGATGAAGGGAGTGGACCCGGCGCTGCTGGCGCGCCTGACCGTGGCGGGCGGTTCCATCCGCAACATCGCGCTGTCCGGTGCGTTCCTCGCGGCCGAGGAGGGCGACCGGCTCCAGATGCGCCACATGCTGGAGGCCGCCCGTACCGAGTACCTGAAGCTCGACCGTTCCCTGACACCTTCGGAGGTGCACGGATGGGTCTGA
- a CDS encoding DUF4255 domain-containing protein, which yields MSNALAVATVTQALALLIESNLGPEMDIAVKVETRKPPAEPPVEPTITVFLYQVTPNAAMRNNDLPTRAADGTLRNRAAAPLDLHYVISAYGEETELVGQRLLGCVIRTLHEIPVLPRELIELAAERPHLAGSDLADSLQQVRFTPTVMDVDETSKLWGMLHQTPYTLSVAYQASLVVIEGREKPVPARPVEQRTVRAVPFGTPGAPVPPGADGGSEASADPVPAVPGAPAASGARKRAPAKKAPAPKGAAPKGAATEATPAKAPAKPTKAASRRAAPPRPRRAAESGTPTPDDKD from the coding sequence ATGAGCAACGCACTCGCCGTCGCCACGGTCACCCAGGCACTCGCCCTGCTGATCGAGAGCAACCTGGGACCCGAGATGGACATCGCGGTCAAGGTGGAGACCCGTAAGCCGCCGGCGGAGCCGCCGGTCGAGCCGACCATCACGGTCTTCCTCTACCAGGTGACCCCGAACGCCGCCATGCGCAACAACGACCTGCCGACCCGCGCCGCCGACGGCACCCTGCGCAACCGTGCGGCCGCACCGCTGGACCTGCACTACGTGATCAGCGCGTACGGGGAGGAGACGGAGCTGGTCGGGCAGCGGCTGCTGGGATGCGTGATACGGACGCTGCACGAGATCCCGGTGCTGCCACGGGAACTGATCGAACTGGCCGCCGAACGGCCGCATCTGGCGGGCAGTGATCTGGCGGACTCGCTTCAGCAGGTGCGCTTCACACCGACGGTCATGGACGTCGACGAGACGTCCAAGCTCTGGGGAATGCTGCACCAGACCCCCTACACCCTGTCGGTGGCGTATCAGGCGTCGCTGGTGGTGATCGAGGGCCGCGAGAAGCCGGTCCCGGCGAGGCCGGTCGAGCAACGCACGGTACGGGCGGTGCCGTTCGGAACGCCGGGGGCCCCGGTACCGCCCGGGGCTGACGGGGGTTCCGAGGCATCCGCGGACCCTGTGCCCGCCGTTCCCGGTGCCCCTGCCGCTTCCGGTGCCCGGAAACGGGCTCCCGCGAAGAAGGCCCCGGCGCCGAAGGGAGCGGCGCCGAAGGGAGCGGCGACGGAGGCCACCCCGGCCAAGGCCCCCGCCAAGCCCACCAAGGCCGCCTCCAGGCGAGCGGCTCCGCCGCGTCCCCGCCGGGCGGCGGAGAGCGGCACGCCGACGCCGGACGACAAGGACTGA
- a CDS encoding DUF4157 domain-containing protein: MSASHSQQEARPDQAGKRRKRKERAASRAPEPKNIVSGAGQPLDLSVRRELEEQLGHDFSRVRLHTDRDSGALTEMLGADAVAVGQDIFFREGAYRPGTLDGQRLLAHELLHTVQNPHGLGALRAGRDLGEVSLPQQTTEREAEAAAQESVRDGEPGTQVEERRSTPGWLRYATVDADRNRLEQIDPATLVERLANSVVRSLRGDPEDRSKRTRMQLARLPEELQETVLERLETRLLSSEHERVLDLVDEVEAYDDLERNSLDAPTVENDPVEELRYERETQQRSAEEQREEEQQREEEQQPAAAPGPEKDQDDDGGAHGGAPEDGSTPQGGDHEQDQDTGTASAPPAAAPQQQSASSSSSGSSSSSSSAGEKSGGGGKETAGSAEGGEGREQRGTPAASEEESAARNRPGAVDALVAGQQLKQEDKRGSEQPTGSAAKAGRDDQLPGAFSTLEGVRNQDLDGPEQQSDDDPFGSGSESEVEVGGGEPSAWDVRLQPEDHLPEQDLDVSAVPTAETLDPSSSGTVAAPSFPAPPVTKADRVQAERDAEDAEDAAAEAEPELDGAVPADAEPSAEADRGAQRDTQPGGLALEQAADVRPVTDSRDPKSGSDPKAGPVAAQTTVQEAPGKPEAGSDAKEAAAKEEQGTPAGGEASSGAQEKASPQAVAGNAAAPEPAAKEEQRKTDAAPAGRSEPTADSQAPSPARDTHVTGGSTADASGGAAPNESRGSGSSDSEPVSRAEAPAPRAAEAPEPAKAADAPTAAKDAPAPKAAASKRAPAARGPRGGGGAKAAAPGKGKRDSGPAPNLSGVAPEAGLSTASKLKPHKALQAMTGVSGSVDRTVGDEHKTLEAAPPSMERPAGAPQTLQGEPKADAPAEYSQDPAQKSEAPEDEKAEVKGAKEPEGQIEAEKAEEPGGWDTFKMALGFGIGKVLSWVGFEVDASELAAKFAGLPTKDEALKNAQAGNAPGVEMQGAAEQTAGEQGTAVDTKGQDTVTTGRDDAARPMGENQVYPDAPKEQMTAKVPGGQGGNGGAPDGGAGTGAVPPEAASEVAEHEQGPQFQAAFSDGQKGMSEGRQTKDRDFRDSQQKHKAKVDAEIAANTESQAGERDKALDEVTAERADWRTEQDEELKTLGTKKTERHAKVRTDVEDKEKKTDEDVVKEKDDGDKKIQDENTKAEKDAEKQRDDSVEDSGNWVSKAFDWIKQKVIEIKNAIVRVIRAARDAVVGFIKNFKETVERWINEARTFIVDAIKNLIDDLIEFAKAMVRAVIELAGRIRKFIAGLIAAAIALVNRLAAALKQAITDLLDAIGKLLSGILDLLKKMLQAAVKAVVAAVKAVLDFASKLLSALGDWMLIAVDFLSDPGGWLGGAKNSAVDGAKNHLFREVKSAVKQWFTDKIQEIIGVPKAVLDKLLKGGMKMEEIVKEAWDAVVPQLPLIIGELVMTKVVAKLIPGAGWVMAVIDAIRTAWGALSAILSALGMVLDWLKSVRSGGAGILFAKAVAAGVVALLEVLYQALMTGIGKYVSKVGQRLKGVAAKLGKDKGGDKDRKKDGAGSDDKGGNKKNQDRDPKRDTAAPGKRPTTTTPKPDLTKPGKPRSNPGKGKDGKPEDKDAPKPDTRPTPSPKPEPKPEPPARPKTEPDTKPKPKDDTPGRPKGNDRDAPGKPKDQDPRRPRSDDKDGPSKPVKDKDKAKDGDRGPKKPRPGKDKDGKPKDKDKGKDPAREKQNKKDRRKKEEDSKESKDERLRKIIARMRPKLSRAARRGIPAPVMRALLAGMKGWYRLTALSVQKGGTEYSVKAVLNPEGSALDDLDEGEELARKNEDELLAALESQGSSLLEDSRLPMLAEKLGKEQEDYQGSRKKAKAEGKNPSAVTRKAREAAVEMFAIREGLRPAGSGFLPAHERIVMAGDENWDVQVSEQQGSFRAKDHPMRGKSSPGLIKVKSGFGMGGHYVTPPGGAAGGSVTDKLNLVQEQLEYYLRKHNRGGPSPALTARRLMKSAYFDILKGNLPSDPFFRDNVPAVETIGAAVRLMGTVEGARYPAAALTNVMAWQLADFPGATWEDVAARTNTMSPQHAVRASAYLVDPSGIAMDKGNSKTGGLTVEGQEDQAAVTAMRSNARLLLTRAFASKLSGALYLDEQALIDEFPEWAKHNAARYLSPGGIWVP, encoded by the coding sequence ATGAGCGCGTCCCACTCCCAGCAGGAGGCGCGGCCGGACCAGGCCGGCAAGCGGCGTAAGCGCAAGGAGCGGGCCGCATCGCGCGCACCCGAGCCGAAGAACATCGTCAGCGGCGCCGGCCAGCCGCTCGACCTGAGCGTACGGCGTGAGCTGGAGGAACAGCTCGGGCACGATTTCAGCCGGGTACGGCTGCACACCGACCGGGACTCGGGCGCGCTCACCGAGATGCTGGGCGCCGACGCGGTGGCGGTGGGCCAGGACATCTTCTTCCGCGAGGGCGCCTACCGGCCCGGCACGCTGGACGGCCAACGCCTCCTCGCCCACGAGTTGCTGCACACGGTGCAGAACCCGCACGGCCTGGGCGCGCTGCGGGCGGGGCGAGACCTGGGCGAAGTGAGCCTGCCGCAGCAGACGACGGAACGTGAGGCGGAGGCGGCGGCGCAGGAGTCCGTACGGGACGGGGAGCCCGGGACCCAGGTCGAGGAGAGGCGTTCGACGCCGGGCTGGCTCCGCTACGCGACCGTGGACGCGGACCGCAACCGGCTGGAGCAGATCGATCCGGCAACGCTGGTGGAGCGGCTGGCCAACTCCGTCGTACGGTCGCTGCGCGGTGACCCCGAGGACCGGTCGAAGCGCACCCGTATGCAACTGGCCCGGCTGCCCGAGGAGTTGCAGGAAACCGTTCTGGAGCGCCTGGAGACCAGGCTGCTCAGCTCGGAACACGAGCGGGTGCTCGACCTCGTCGACGAGGTGGAGGCCTACGACGACCTGGAGCGGAACTCGCTCGACGCGCCGACTGTCGAGAACGATCCGGTCGAGGAACTGCGGTACGAGCGCGAGACCCAGCAGCGGTCCGCCGAGGAGCAGCGGGAGGAGGAGCAGCAGCGGGAGGAGGAGCAGCAGCCCGCGGCAGCGCCGGGTCCGGAGAAGGACCAGGACGACGACGGTGGCGCTCATGGCGGTGCTCCGGAGGACGGAAGCACCCCGCAGGGCGGCGACCACGAGCAGGACCAGGACACCGGCACGGCTTCGGCACCACCGGCTGCGGCGCCTCAGCAGCAGTCGGCGTCCTCCTCCTCCTCCGGCTCGTCCTCCTCCTCGTCCTCGGCGGGTGAGAAGTCCGGGGGCGGAGGCAAGGAGACGGCAGGCTCCGCCGAGGGCGGCGAAGGGCGGGAGCAGCGGGGCACTCCGGCCGCGAGCGAGGAGGAGTCCGCGGCCAGGAACCGTCCGGGCGCGGTCGACGCGCTCGTGGCGGGCCAGCAGCTGAAGCAGGAGGACAAGCGGGGTTCGGAGCAGCCGACGGGCTCGGCGGCCAAGGCCGGCAGGGACGACCAGCTGCCTGGCGCGTTCAGCACGCTCGAGGGCGTGCGCAACCAGGACCTCGACGGTCCTGAGCAGCAGTCCGACGACGATCCGTTCGGTTCCGGCAGCGAGTCGGAGGTGGAGGTCGGCGGCGGGGAGCCGAGCGCCTGGGACGTCAGGCTCCAGCCGGAGGACCACCTGCCCGAGCAGGACCTCGACGTGTCCGCCGTGCCGACGGCGGAGACGCTGGACCCCTCCTCGTCCGGCACGGTGGCTGCCCCGTCGTTCCCCGCCCCTCCGGTGACGAAGGCCGACCGGGTGCAGGCCGAGCGGGATGCGGAGGACGCCGAAGACGCTGCGGCGGAGGCCGAACCCGAGCTGGACGGTGCCGTACCCGCGGACGCGGAGCCGTCGGCCGAGGCCGACCGAGGCGCGCAGCGAGACACACAGCCCGGCGGACTCGCCTTGGAACAGGCTGCCGACGTGCGGCCGGTGACCGACTCACGCGACCCGAAGAGCGGCTCCGACCCGAAGGCCGGGCCGGTCGCCGCGCAGACGACCGTCCAGGAGGCGCCGGGCAAGCCCGAGGCAGGGAGCGATGCCAAGGAGGCGGCCGCCAAGGAGGAGCAGGGGACGCCTGCCGGCGGCGAGGCGTCATCCGGTGCACAGGAGAAGGCCTCGCCGCAGGCGGTGGCGGGGAACGCCGCGGCGCCGGAGCCGGCTGCCAAGGAGGAGCAGAGGAAGACGGACGCGGCTCCGGCGGGCCGGAGCGAACCGACGGCGGACTCGCAGGCCCCCTCGCCCGCCCGGGACACGCATGTCACCGGCGGGTCCACCGCGGATGCGTCAGGCGGGGCGGCACCGAACGAGTCTCGGGGCAGCGGCTCGTCGGACAGCGAACCCGTCTCCCGTGCGGAGGCCCCCGCGCCCAGGGCCGCCGAAGCGCCGGAGCCCGCGAAGGCGGCCGACGCCCCGACAGCGGCGAAGGACGCACCTGCTCCCAAGGCCGCAGCGTCGAAGCGGGCACCCGCCGCCAGGGGACCGCGTGGCGGCGGTGGGGCCAAAGCGGCCGCGCCCGGCAAGGGCAAGAGGGACTCGGGACCGGCACCGAACCTCTCCGGGGTGGCCCCGGAAGCCGGCCTGTCCACCGCTTCCAAGCTCAAGCCGCACAAGGCGCTGCAGGCGATGACCGGTGTGAGCGGTTCCGTGGACCGCACCGTCGGCGACGAGCACAAGACCCTTGAGGCAGCGCCGCCCTCGATGGAGCGCCCGGCGGGTGCGCCGCAGACCCTCCAGGGCGAGCCGAAGGCCGACGCACCGGCCGAGTACTCCCAGGACCCCGCGCAGAAGTCCGAGGCTCCGGAGGACGAGAAGGCCGAGGTCAAGGGTGCCAAGGAGCCCGAGGGCCAGATCGAGGCGGAGAAGGCGGAGGAGCCGGGAGGCTGGGACACCTTCAAGATGGCCCTGGGCTTCGGCATCGGCAAGGTTCTGAGCTGGGTGGGCTTCGAGGTGGATGCCTCGGAGCTGGCCGCCAAGTTCGCCGGGCTGCCGACGAAGGACGAGGCGCTGAAGAACGCCCAGGCGGGCAACGCCCCGGGCGTGGAGATGCAGGGTGCCGCCGAGCAGACGGCGGGCGAGCAGGGCACGGCCGTGGACACCAAGGGCCAGGACACCGTCACGACGGGCCGTGACGACGCCGCCCGGCCGATGGGGGAGAACCAGGTCTACCCCGATGCTCCCAAGGAGCAGATGACGGCGAAGGTGCCCGGCGGGCAGGGCGGCAACGGCGGCGCGCCCGACGGCGGAGCCGGCACCGGAGCCGTACCCCCCGAGGCGGCCTCCGAAGTGGCCGAGCACGAACAGGGGCCGCAGTTCCAGGCCGCGTTCAGCGACGGACAGAAGGGCATGTCCGAGGGCCGGCAGACCAAGGACAGGGACTTCCGCGACTCGCAGCAGAAGCACAAGGCGAAGGTCGACGCCGAGATCGCGGCCAACACCGAGAGCCAGGCGGGCGAGCGCGACAAGGCTCTGGACGAGGTCACCGCCGAGCGGGCCGACTGGCGTACCGAGCAGGACGAGGAGCTCAAGACCCTCGGCACCAAGAAGACCGAGCGGCATGCCAAGGTCCGCACGGACGTCGAGGACAAGGAGAAGAAGACCGACGAGGACGTCGTCAAGGAGAAGGACGACGGCGACAAGAAGATCCAGGACGAGAACACCAAGGCCGAGAAGGACGCCGAGAAGCAGCGCGACGACAGCGTCGAGGACTCGGGCAACTGGGTCAGCAAGGCCTTCGACTGGATCAAGCAGAAGGTCATCGAGATCAAGAACGCGATCGTCCGCGTGATCAGAGCGGCGCGTGACGCGGTCGTCGGTTTCATCAAGAACTTCAAGGAGACGGTCGAGCGCTGGATCAACGAGGCCCGCACGTTCATCGTCGACGCGATCAAGAACCTGATCGACGACCTGATCGAGTTCGCGAAGGCGATGGTCCGGGCGGTCATCGAACTGGCCGGACGGATCCGGAAGTTCATCGCGGGCCTGATCGCGGCTGCGATCGCCCTGGTCAACAGGCTCGCCGCAGCGCTGAAGCAGGCCATCACCGATCTGCTGGACGCCATCGGCAAGCTCCTGAGCGGCATCCTGGACCTCCTCAAGAAGATGCTCCAGGCCGCGGTGAAGGCGGTCGTGGCCGCGGTGAAGGCGGTCCTGGACTTCGCCTCGAAGCTGCTGAGCGCACTCGGCGACTGGATGCTCATCGCCGTCGACTTCCTGTCCGACCCGGGCGGCTGGCTGGGGGGTGCCAAGAACTCGGCGGTGGACGGCGCGAAGAACCACCTGTTCCGCGAGGTCAAGTCTGCCGTCAAGCAGTGGTTCACCGACAAGATCCAGGAGATCATCGGCGTCCCGAAGGCCGTCCTGGACAAGCTGCTCAAGGGCGGCATGAAGATGGAAGAGATCGTCAAGGAGGCCTGGGACGCCGTCGTACCCCAACTCCCTTTGATCATCGGCGAACTGGTCATGACGAAGGTCGTCGCCAAGCTGATCCCGGGGGCGGGCTGGGTGATGGCCGTGATCGACGCCATCCGCACGGCCTGGGGCGCGTTGAGCGCGATCCTGAGCGCGCTCGGCATGGTCCTGGACTGGCTGAAGTCGGTCCGGAGCGGCGGCGCCGGCATCCTCTTCGCCAAGGCGGTCGCGGCGGGCGTGGTCGCTCTGCTCGAAGTCCTTTACCAGGCGCTGATGACGGGCATCGGCAAGTACGTCTCCAAGGTCGGCCAGCGCCTCAAGGGCGTCGCCGCGAAGCTCGGCAAGGACAAGGGCGGGGACAAGGACAGGAAGAAGGACGGCGCGGGCTCGGACGACAAGGGCGGCAACAAGAAGAACCAGGACCGGGACCCGAAGAGGGACACGGCCGCCCCGGGCAAGCGCCCCACCACCACGACTCCGAAGCCCGACCTCACCAAGCCCGGGAAGCCCAGGAGCAACCCGGGCAAGGGCAAGGACGGCAAGCCGGAGGACAAGGACGCCCCCAAGCCGGACACCCGCCCGACCCCGTCCCCGAAGCCCGAGCCGAAGCCGGAACCCCCGGCCAGGCCGAAGACCGAGCCGGACACGAAGCCCAAGCCGAAGGACGACACCCCGGGCAGGCCGAAGGGCAACGACAGGGACGCCCCGGGCAAGCCGAAGGACCAGGACCCGCGCAGGCCCAGGAGCGACGACAAGGACGGCCCGAGCAAGCCCGTCAAGGACAAGGACAAGGCCAAGGACGGCGACAGAGGTCCGAAGAAGCCGAGGCCGGGCAAGGACAAGGACGGGAAGCCGAAGGACAAGGACAAGGGCAAGGACCCGGCCAGGGAGAAGCAGAACAAGAAGGACCGGCGGAAGAAGGAAGAGGACTCGAAGGAGTCCAAGGACGAACGGCTTCGGAAGATCATTGCCCGGATGAGGCCCAAGCTCTCCCGGGCTGCCCGCAGAGGCATCCCCGCACCGGTGATGAGGGCCCTTCTCGCCGGAATGAAGGGCTGGTATCGGCTCACCGCTCTCTCCGTCCAGAAGGGTGGGACCGAGTACTCCGTCAAGGCGGTCCTCAATCCGGAGGGCAGTGCCCTTGATGATCTCGATGAAGGGGAGGAGCTGGCCCGGAAGAATGAGGATGAGCTCCTCGCGGCGCTGGAGTCCCAGGGAAGTTCACTGCTCGAGGACAGTCGTCTGCCCATGCTCGCCGAAAAGCTTGGCAAGGAACAGGAGGACTATCAGGGCAGCCGGAAGAAGGCTAAGGCCGAGGGTAAGAATCCGTCCGCTGTGACGCGTAAAGCCCGTGAGGCCGCTGTCGAAATGTTCGCCATTCGTGAAGGTCTGCGTCCTGCCGGAAGCGGATTCCTTCCCGCTCACGAGCGGATCGTCATGGCCGGAGATGAAAACTGGGACGTTCAGGTCAGCGAACAGCAGGGTTCCTTCCGGGCGAAGGACCATCCGATGAGAGGGAAGTCGAGCCCGGGTCTGATCAAGGTGAAAAGCGGATTCGGGATGGGTGGGCATTACGTCACGCCGCCGGGAGGGGCTGCGGGAGGGTCGGTCACGGACAAGCTCAACCTGGTGCAGGAACAACTTGAGTACTACCTACGCAAGCATAATCGCGGCGGTCCGTCCCCGGCTCTCACTGCTCGTCGTCTGATGAAATCCGCGTATTTCGACATCCTCAAGGGGAATCTCCCCAGCGACCCCTTCTTCCGCGACAACGTTCCGGCAGTCGAGACCATCGGAGCCGCGGTCCGCCTCATGGGTACGGTCGAGGGCGCCCGGTACCCGGCTGCCGCGCTGACGAACGTCATGGCCTGGCAGTTGGCCGACTTCCCCGGGGCGACGTGGGAAGACGTCGCGGCACGCACGAACACGATGTCTCCGCAGCACGCTGTTCGAGCCTCCGCCTATCTGGTCGACCCGAGCGGCATCGCCATGGACAAGGGCAACTCGAAGACGGGCGGCCTCACGGTCGAAGGGCAAGAAGACCAGGCGGCGGTGACGGCAATGCGGTCCAACGCTCGCCTTCTCCTGACTCGGGCATTTGCCAGTAAATTGTCCGGAGCTCTGTACCTGGATGAACAGGCGCTGATCGATGAGTTCCCTGAGTGGGCGAAGCACAATGCGGCAAGATATCTCTCACCGGGTGGCATATGGGTGCCGTGA